Proteins from a genomic interval of Onychostoma macrolepis isolate SWU-2019 chromosome 17, ASM1243209v1, whole genome shotgun sequence:
- the dicer1 gene encoding endoribonuclease Dicer isoform X1, whose protein sequence is MAGLQLVTPASSPMGPFFGLPWQQEAIHDNIYTPRKYQVELLEAALEHNTIVCLNTGSGKTFIAVLLIKELSHQIRGENGKRTVFLVNAASSVVQQASTVRTHSDLQVGDYMSEDMTSWPEEMWNREMIENQVLVMTCHIFLHVLKNGVLPLSKINLLVFDECHLAITDHPYREIMKICEGWPGCPRILGLTASILNGKCDPCDLEEKIQNLEKILQSNAETATDLVVLDRYASQPREVVLDCGLYQDQSGLSERLLSELDEALNFLNDCNLSAHREDRDPTFISKQVLNDCRAVLTVLGPWCADKAAGIMVRELQKYIKHEQEELNRKFLLFTDTILRKIHALCEEHFSPASLDLKFVTPKVIKLLEILHEYKPFERQQFESVEWYNNRNQDNYVSWSDSEDEDEDEETEAKEKPEANFPSPFTNILCGIIFVERRYTAVVLNRLIKEAGKQDPELAYISSNFITGHSIGKNQPRNKQMEVEFRKQEEVLRKFRAHETNLLIATSIVEEGVDIPKCNLVVRFDLPTEYRSYVQSKGRARAPVSNYIMLADSERTKTFEEDLKTYKAIEKILRNKCSKSAECSEFELEPVTDDDNVLPPYVLRSEDGGPRVTINTAIGHVNRYCARLPSDPFTHLAPKCKTMELKTGGYKSTLFLPINSPLRVPVTGPTMNCARLAEKAVALLCCEKLHKIGELDDHLMPVGKETVKYEEELDLHDEEETNVPGRPGSTKRRQCYPKAIPECLRGVTLCQSSLATFTS, encoded by the exons ATGGCTGGCCTACAGCTGGTGACCCCTGCCTCCTCACCCATGGGGCCCTTCTTCGGTCTCCCGTGGCAACAGGAAGCTATCCATGACAACATATACACACCAAGGAAATATCAG GTTGAACTTCTTGAAGCAGCTCTTGAACACAATACTATAGTCTGCTTAAATACTGGCTCAGGGAAGACCTTTATCGCAGTACTCCTAATCAAAGAACTCTCCCACCAAATCCGTGGAGAGAATGGGAAGAGAACAGTTTTCCTGGTGAATGCAG CATCATCTGTGGTTCAGCAAGCATCTACTGTAAGAACCCACTCTGATCTCCAGGTAGGCGACTACATGTCAGAAGACATGACATCATGGCCCGAGGAGATGTGGAACAGAGAGATGATAGAGAATCAG GTGCTGGTCATGACGTGCCACATCTTCCTGCATGTGTTAAAAAATGGAGTCTTGCCACTATCAAAAATCAACCTGCTGGTTTTTGACGAATGCCACCTTGCAATCACAGACCATCCTTATCGGGAAATAATGAAG ATTTGTGAGGGTTGGCCAGGTTGTCCTCGCATTTTGGGTCTGACTGCTTCCATTTTAAATGGCAAATGTGACCCTTGTGATCTGGAGGAGAAGATTCAGAACCTGGAGAAGATTCTGCAGAGCAATGCAGAAACTGCCACTGATCTTGTGGTACTTGATAG GTATGCATCCCAGCCTCGTGAGGTTGTGCTGGACTGTGGGCTGTATCAGGATCAGAGTGGGCTTTCTGAGAGGCTTTTGAGTGAGCTGGATGAAGCCCTTAATTTTCTTAATGACTGCAACTTATCTGCTCATCGAGAAGATAGAGATCCCACATTCATCTCCAAACAG GTGCTGAATGACTGTCGTGCCGTGTTAACTGTGCTGGGCCCTTGGTGTGCCGATAAAGCTGCGGGAATCATGGTCCGGGAGTTGCagaaatatatcaaacatgaaCAGGAAGAGCTGAACCGCAAGTTCCTGTTGTTCACAGACACCATTCTGAGAAAAATCCACGCCTTATGTGAGGAGCATTTCTCTCCAGCTTCCCTAGACCTGAAGTTTGTCACTCCCAAGGTCATTAAACTTCTTGAGATTCTCCACGAGTACAAGCCTTTCGAACGGCAGCAGTTTGAGAGTGTGGAGTGGTACAATAATCGCAATCAGGACAATTATGTTTCTTGGAGCGATtctgaggatgaagatgaggatgaAGAGACGGAGGCCAAGGAGAAGCCCGAAGCTAATTTTCCGTCGCCTTTCACCAATATCCTCTGTGGAATCATCTTTGTGGAAAGGCGATACACGGCGGTTGTTTTAAACAG GCTTATCAAGGAGGCAGGGAAGCAGGACCCAGAGCTGGCCTACATCAGTAGCAACTTCATCACAGGCCACAGCATCGGCAAGAACCAGCCTCGCAACAAACAAATGGAGGTGGAGTTCAGAAAGCAAGAGGAG GTCCTGAGGAAGTTCAGAGCCCATGAAACCAATTTGCTCATTGCAACCAGCATTGTGGAAGAAGGAGTTGATATTCCAAAGTGCAATTTGGTCGTTCGGTTTGACCTGCCGACAGAGTATCGGTCATACGTGCAATCCAAAGGTCGCGCCCGGGCTCCAGTCTCCAATTACATCATGCTAGCTGACAGCGAACggacaaaaacatttgaagaaGACCTCAAGACCTACAAGGCCATAGAGAAG ATCCTCCGAAATAAGTGCTCGAAGTCAGCGGAATGCAGTGAGTTTGAACTGGAGCCGGTGACCGATGATGACAACGTTCTGCCACCTTACGTGCTGCGCTCAGAGGACGGCGGCCCACGTGTCACGATTAACACAGCCATTGGGCACGTCAACAG aTATTGTGCCCGTTTGCCCAGTGATCCGTTCACTCATCTTGCTCCGAAGTGTAAAACCATGGAGCTGAAGACTGGAGGTTATAAATCCACACTCTTCCTACCCATTAACTCACCACTCAGAGTTCCTGTCACC GGGCCAACTATGAATTGTGCAAGACTTGCAGAGAAAGCTGTCGCCCTTCTTTGTTGTGAAAAGCTGCACAAAATTG GTGAACTGGATGATCATTTGATGCCAGTGGGAAAGGAAACTGTGAAGTATGAGGAGGAGCTGGACCTGCATGATGAGGAGGAGACGAACGTGCCAGGAAGACCAGGCTCCACCAAACGGAGACAGTGTTACCCAAAAGCC ATACCAGAATGTCTGCGGGGTGTTACCCTGTGCCAGAGCAGCCTTGCTACCTTTACGTCATAG